A genomic window from Microvirga mediterraneensis includes:
- a CDS encoding PAS domain S-box protein: MPTRLLRKLLQSDRERFLESLLESATDYAIITLDLEGRITEWNSGAEQVLGWSEAEALGQNASLFFTPEDQDADAPAKEMAIARDYGRASDERWHVRKGGERFWANGSLMPLIDDASGTIEGYLKILRDRTEQKLAEEKTRQSEAFLRGVLDSSGDCIKVLDLDGRIEFMNAGGLRGMEVEDFSAIRGRSWASLWEDDGAAAAKEALAAAKAGGTGRFTGSAKTLKGTPRWWDVQVTPIAGSDGRPERLLAISRDATDRRHAEAALRETVERYSLVTRATNDAIWDWDLVRNHVQWNEALYTAYGYNPHEIEPTGEWWIAQIHPDDLQEVENHIRAVIAGNGDEWSHEYRFRCASGHYATVLDRGYMVRDAAGQPIRMISAMLDITSRKRAEQELEVVHHELGHRLKNVLTMVQAIASHTLRNSPSMDVARETLAARLVALGKAQDLLISKSSEEAEIGALIHSVLEAHRASEPERLRIRGPHVRLSPQAALSLALILHELATNAVKYGALSNEHGYVDLVWTVTDETPACLALRWSEHGGPKVVEPNRKGFGSRLITRGLPGDIGGDVKLSYEPTGVVCTITAPLDSLAATSV; this comes from the coding sequence ATGCCGACCCGTTTGCTTCGTAAGCTGCTCCAGTCGGATCGCGAGCGTTTCCTTGAGAGCCTGCTCGAGAGCGCGACCGATTACGCCATCATCACCCTCGACCTCGAGGGGCGGATCACCGAGTGGAACAGCGGGGCCGAGCAGGTCCTGGGCTGGTCCGAGGCCGAGGCGCTCGGGCAGAACGCCAGCCTGTTCTTCACCCCTGAGGATCAGGACGCGGACGCTCCGGCCAAGGAGATGGCCATCGCGCGCGACTACGGTCGGGCGTCCGACGAGCGCTGGCACGTCCGGAAGGGCGGCGAACGCTTCTGGGCCAACGGCTCCCTGATGCCGCTGATCGACGACGCCAGCGGCACGATCGAGGGTTACCTCAAGATCCTGCGCGACCGCACCGAGCAGAAGCTGGCCGAGGAGAAGACCCGCCAGAGCGAAGCCTTCCTGCGCGGGGTTCTGGACAGTTCGGGCGACTGCATCAAGGTCCTCGACCTCGACGGGCGGATCGAGTTCATGAACGCGGGCGGCTTGCGGGGCATGGAGGTGGAAGACTTCTCCGCTATCCGGGGCCGTTCATGGGCAAGCCTCTGGGAGGATGACGGCGCTGCCGCAGCCAAGGAGGCTTTGGCGGCGGCCAAGGCTGGAGGCACCGGACGCTTTACCGGCTCGGCGAAAACCCTGAAGGGCACGCCGCGCTGGTGGGACGTGCAGGTGACGCCGATCGCCGGCTCCGACGGCCGGCCGGAAAGGCTGCTGGCGATCTCGCGGGACGCGACGGATCGCAGGCACGCGGAAGCCGCCTTGCGCGAGACGGTCGAGCGCTACAGCCTCGTGACCCGCGCCACCAACGATGCGATCTGGGACTGGGACCTGGTCCGCAACCACGTCCAATGGAACGAAGCTCTCTACACCGCCTACGGCTACAACCCGCATGAGATCGAGCCGACCGGCGAGTGGTGGATCGCCCAGATTCATCCCGATGACCTTCAAGAGGTCGAGAACCACATCCGTGCCGTGATCGCCGGCAACGGGGATGAATGGAGCCACGAGTATCGCTTCCGGTGTGCCTCCGGCCACTACGCGACGGTCCTCGACCGCGGCTATATGGTGCGGGATGCGGCCGGCCAGCCCATTCGTATGATCAGCGCGATGCTCGACATCACCAGCCGCAAGCGGGCGGAGCAGGAACTCGAGGTGGTCCATCATGAGCTTGGCCATCGTCTGAAGAACGTGCTGACCATGGTCCAGGCGATCGCCTCCCATACCCTGCGCAACTCTCCGTCCATGGATGTGGCCCGCGAGACACTGGCGGCGCGGCTGGTCGCGCTGGGCAAGGCGCAGGACCTTCTTATCAGCAAAAGCTCGGAGGAAGCCGAGATCGGGGCCCTGATTCACAGCGTGCTGGAGGCTCACCGCGCCTCGGAGCCGGAGAGGTTGCGCATCCGAGGCCCGCACGTGCGCCTCAGCCCGCAGGCGGCCTTGTCCCTGGCGCTGATCCTGCACGAGCTCGCCACGAACGCAGTCAAGTACGGTGCGCTGTCCAACGAGCACGGCTACGTCGATCTGGTCTGGACCGTGACCGACGAAACGCCAGCCTGCCTGGCCCTGCGTTGGTCGGAACATGGAGGCCCGAAGGTTGTCGAGCCCAACCGCAAAGGCTTCGGATCGCGGCTGATCACGCGCGGTTTGCCGGGCGACATCGGGGGCGACGTCAAGCTCAGCTACGAGCCGACCGGCGTGGTGTGCACCATCACGGCTCCGCTCGACAGCCTGGCCGCCACCTCCGTCTGA
- a CDS encoding type II toxin-antitoxin system ParD family antitoxin: MPIRKSMNVSLTPELERFVAGRVASGRYQNNSEVIRAALRLLQVQECKDVHGIDGADPQPQPSEAPSSMIPNADPFAS; encoded by the coding sequence ATGCCGATTCGCAAATCCATGAACGTCTCGCTCACCCCCGAACTCGAACGCTTCGTCGCCGGTCGCGTCGCGTCCGGCCGCTACCAGAACAACAGCGAGGTCATTCGCGCTGCCCTGAGGCTGCTGCAGGTCCAGGAATGCAAGGACGTCCACGGGATCGACGGAGCTGACCCCCAACCCCAACCATCAGAAGCTCCGTCATCCATGATTCCCAATGCCGACCCGTTTGCTTCGTAA
- a CDS encoding GGDEF domain-containing protein yields the protein MDGPLHKRRRSVLSLLAAGGLLCVGSLWWFETATGIIAEFDRYAYPALMLVFICSLVILRLFPKRFSLALLGCYFGASLYFVAAITTFTLLQAQNNLYIVANTLQWMPLIYVAAFVLFQQRHAIVLSGGVFLASVVPSCLTLLLKGPGFWSLELGALLINAGAVHLLVILSLSFFTVLHAQFEQARVKAAVMESSAHTDPLTGVANRRGMEAAFRRIQADPAHSTVLVLLDVDYFKSVNDRFGHYAGDEVLRWVASSITSQLRPGDLVGRWGGEEFVIAAPNTSLSDGVQLAERIRQVICAKEHLIAGPVTISAGLAAWTSALSVEEALRSADHALYLAKANGRNRIEAIKDPQVLRPLARQVTA from the coding sequence ATGGACGGTCCTCTTCACAAAAGACGACGCTCGGTTCTCAGCCTGTTGGCTGCAGGAGGGTTGCTGTGCGTCGGTTCCTTGTGGTGGTTCGAGACCGCGACCGGCATCATCGCCGAGTTCGACCGCTATGCGTATCCAGCGCTCATGCTGGTCTTCATCTGCAGCTTGGTGATCCTGCGCCTGTTTCCGAAGAGGTTCTCCCTGGCGCTCCTGGGATGCTACTTCGGGGCCTCGCTGTACTTTGTCGCCGCAATCACCACGTTCACGCTGCTACAAGCGCAGAACAACCTGTACATCGTCGCCAACACACTACAATGGATGCCCTTGATCTATGTCGCGGCATTCGTGCTCTTTCAGCAGCGCCATGCCATTGTCCTGAGCGGCGGCGTCTTCCTCGCGTCCGTCGTTCCGTCGTGCCTGACCTTGCTCCTCAAAGGGCCGGGCTTCTGGTCGCTCGAGCTCGGTGCGCTCCTGATCAATGCGGGTGCTGTGCACCTTCTGGTCATCCTATCGCTGTCCTTCTTTACGGTGCTTCACGCCCAGTTCGAGCAGGCCCGCGTGAAGGCGGCAGTAATGGAAAGCTCCGCCCACACCGATCCGCTCACGGGAGTCGCCAACCGGAGAGGCATGGAAGCGGCATTTCGCCGGATCCAGGCGGATCCGGCGCACTCCACGGTGCTGGTCCTGTTGGACGTCGACTACTTCAAGAGCGTGAACGATCGGTTCGGACACTATGCTGGCGATGAGGTGCTCCGATGGGTCGCCTCATCCATCACAAGCCAGCTGCGCCCAGGCGACTTAGTCGGTCGCTGGGGAGGAGAGGAGTTCGTGATCGCTGCTCCGAACACATCCCTGAGCGACGGCGTCCAGCTGGCGGAGCGGATACGCCAAGTCATCTGCGCCAAGGAGCATCTGATCGCCGGACCGGTCACCATCAGCGCAGGCCTCGCTGCTTGGACGAGCGCCTTGTCCGTAGAGGAGGCGCTGCGGTCAGCGGATCACGCGCTCTACTTGGCCAAGGCCAATGGCCGGAACCGCATCGAGGCAATCAAAGATCCGCAGGTCCTCCGCCCCTTGGCTCGTCAGGTTACGGCCTGA
- a CDS encoding ABC-three component system middle component 2, which produces MDEVAGPRSALTFNGPLEAGVRLVAILGAAFPQAFDIERLTAYDYLLVHTQQLGGPADLHPPAPIQAPMTEVRRKVIQSALMLMMTRDLVTRDVQTTGIRYRAGETASLFLDSLQSSYLRELKMRASWLVRYLEGFNDVQFRALMDELFESWVVEFQAVERSLGAEQ; this is translated from the coding sequence ATGGACGAAGTAGCGGGCCCGCGAAGCGCCCTCACCTTCAATGGCCCCCTAGAGGCAGGCGTCCGTCTGGTCGCGATCTTGGGCGCAGCCTTTCCGCAGGCCTTCGACATCGAACGGCTTACGGCGTATGATTATCTGCTCGTGCATACGCAACAGCTCGGCGGCCCTGCCGATCTTCATCCGCCAGCTCCCATACAAGCTCCGATGACCGAGGTCCGCCGCAAGGTCATACAAAGCGCCCTCATGCTCATGATGACCCGTGACCTCGTCACCCGTGACGTGCAGACGACCGGGATTCGGTATAGGGCTGGGGAGACGGCATCGCTCTTCCTCGATTCCTTGCAATCCTCTTACCTGCGGGAACTGAAGATGCGCGCCAGTTGGCTCGTCAGATACCTTGAAGGGTTCAATGACGTCCAGTTCCGAGCGCTTATGGACGAACTCTTCGAAAGCTGGGTGGTTGAATTCCAAGCCGTCGAGCGCAGCTTAGGGGCCGAGCAATGA
- a CDS encoding ABC-three component system protein, which yields MKSEYLKVLRFTGANDRGIDIAGFADEQFLDGVWDNYQCKHYDKPIPPAVAWPEIGKILWHSFNGHYKPPRAYYFVAPRGTGTSLTQYLANPSTLKPALLKAWDKNVKDAITTTQPILLEGDFAAYVDRFDFSIFKPVSVREIIEQHRQSPYFIGRFGGGLPARPKAEGAPDEIGSHESVYVGRLLEAYADHTKEALADVAGLKKWDKLDKHFQRQRESFYGAEALRVFFRDKVEPGTFESLQEEIYEGVVDTHDKDHLDGYHRVMAVTEVAQALQIEAHPLASCTFPRDRRGICHQLANEDRLKWTK from the coding sequence TTGAAGTCAGAATACCTGAAAGTCCTCCGGTTCACGGGTGCAAACGACCGCGGGATCGACATCGCCGGCTTTGCCGACGAGCAGTTCCTCGATGGGGTATGGGACAACTACCAGTGCAAGCACTATGACAAGCCCATTCCGCCCGCCGTCGCATGGCCTGAAATCGGCAAGATCCTATGGCACTCGTTCAACGGACACTATAAGCCTCCGCGCGCGTACTACTTCGTCGCTCCCAGAGGCACCGGGACTTCGCTAACGCAGTATTTGGCCAATCCGTCGACGCTGAAGCCGGCTTTGCTCAAAGCCTGGGACAAGAACGTCAAGGACGCGATTACTACAACCCAGCCGATCCTGCTCGAGGGCGACTTTGCCGCCTACGTCGATCGGTTCGACTTCTCGATCTTCAAGCCCGTTTCCGTCCGCGAAATCATCGAACAGCATCGACAGTCGCCATATTTCATCGGCCGCTTCGGAGGCGGCTTGCCCGCACGACCGAAAGCCGAGGGAGCCCCCGACGAGATCGGGTCTCACGAGAGCGTGTATGTCGGACGGCTGCTTGAAGCCTATGCGGATCACACAAAGGAGGCCCTGGCCGACGTCGCTGGACTTAAGAAGTGGGACAAGCTGGACAAGCATTTTCAGCGGCAGCGCGAATCCTTCTATGGGGCCGAAGCATTACGGGTCTTTTTCCGAGACAAGGTCGAGCCCGGGACCTTCGAGAGCCTGCAAGAAGAGATTTACGAAGGTGTGGTAGACACCCACGACAAGGACCATCTGGACGGATACCACCGCGTCATGGCTGTCACCGAGGTGGCGCAGGCTCTGCAGATCGAGGCGCACCCCCTCGCCTCCTGCACGTTCCCTCGCGACCGGCGCGGCATCTGCCATCAGCTCGCCAACGAGGATCGCCTGAAATGGACGAAGTAG